Proteins encoded by one window of Chondromyces crocatus:
- a CDS encoding PQQ-dependent sugar dehydrogenase, protein MVALIGSVAALQGACGGDDGGTTNTSSTTTTSSGGGSEPSTGGAGGTGGTGGEGGTTPGTGGAGAGALDCEDHEPPTGPAPALQLTPIVTSGLSRPVYMTAAPGDDTRLFVVEQRGRIRVIENGTLLDTPFLDISSLIPSMSQADEWGLLGLVFHPEHATNRRFFVFYMQTGGRSIVAEYATSANNPNLAEAAPTQTVLSIEGPVAHHFGGMMAFGRDGYLYVSSGDRGDEARAQNLSSRNGKMLRLDVDNPASAPPGNMPGADSLVWSYGLRNVWRFSFDRCTGDLYMGDVGGAYEEVNIEPHNTGHRNYGWPVADTGTNCSTGTCPVFAVDHNFSDCSMVGGYVYRGSAIPNMNGRYLFGDWCTNRITTLVWTGGTSVEQVEDLRQNLDTANTLVAMSSFGEDNQGNVYVVDLAGALYRIDAE, encoded by the coding sequence GTGGTCGCTCTTATCGGTTCAGTCGCTGCCCTGCAGGGGGCGTGCGGTGGTGATGACGGGGGGACGACGAACACCAGCAGCACGACGACGACGTCGAGCGGTGGCGGCTCTGAGCCCAGCACGGGTGGCGCCGGTGGTACCGGCGGTACCGGCGGCGAGGGTGGGACGACGCCAGGAACGGGCGGCGCAGGTGCGGGCGCGCTGGACTGCGAGGATCATGAGCCGCCGACGGGACCGGCACCAGCGCTCCAGCTCACGCCGATCGTGACGAGCGGCTTGAGCAGGCCCGTCTACATGACGGCAGCACCGGGGGACGACACGCGGCTGTTCGTGGTCGAGCAGCGGGGCCGGATCCGGGTGATCGAGAACGGTACGCTCCTGGACACGCCTTTCCTCGACATCTCGTCGTTGATCCCTTCGATGAGCCAGGCGGACGAGTGGGGGCTCCTCGGGCTCGTCTTCCATCCCGAGCATGCGACGAACCGACGCTTCTTCGTGTTCTACATGCAGACCGGGGGACGGAGCATCGTCGCCGAGTACGCGACGTCCGCGAACAACCCCAACCTGGCAGAGGCGGCGCCGACGCAGACGGTGCTCTCGATCGAGGGGCCGGTCGCGCATCACTTCGGTGGGATGATGGCGTTCGGGCGTGACGGGTATCTGTACGTCTCGTCGGGCGATCGGGGAGACGAGGCGAGGGCGCAGAACCTGAGCAGCAGGAACGGGAAGATGCTGCGCCTCGACGTGGACAACCCGGCGTCGGCGCCTCCGGGCAACATGCCGGGCGCCGACTCGCTGGTGTGGAGCTACGGGCTGCGGAACGTCTGGCGGTTCAGCTTCGACCGCTGCACGGGTGACCTGTACATGGGCGACGTGGGCGGGGCTTACGAAGAGGTCAACATCGAGCCCCACAACACGGGCCACCGGAACTACGGGTGGCCGGTCGCAGACACGGGGACGAACTGCTCGACCGGGACCTGCCCGGTGTTCGCGGTGGACCACAACTTCAGCGACTGCTCGATGGTCGGTGGCTACGTCTACCGTGGGTCGGCCATCCCGAACATGAACGGGCGGTATCTGTTCGGTGACTGGTGCACGAACCGGATCACGACGCTCGTGTGGACGGGCGGGACGAGCGTGGAGCAGGTCGAGGACCTGCGGCAGAACCTGGACACCGCGAACACGCTCGTCGCGATGTCGTCGTTCGGCGAAGACAACCAGGGCAACGTCTACGTGGTCGATCTGGCGGGCGCGCTGTACCGGATCGACGCCGAGTAA